A single genomic interval of Salmo trutta chromosome 13, fSalTru1.1, whole genome shotgun sequence harbors:
- the LOC115205877 gene encoding mediator of RNA polymerase II transcription subunit 29 has product MAAQQQPGGPIPQVGMQQAATLQQQQLSQQQDFDPVHRFKMLIPQLKESLQNVMKIASLNLGHNTSIDNGIKSSDASVQRFDKSLEEFYALCDQLELCLRLAYECLSQSIDSAKHSPNLVPTATKPDTVQTESLSYSQYLSMIKSQISCAKDIHNALLECSKKIAGKGQPQGIL; this is encoded by the exons ATGGCAGCGCAGCAACAACCCGGTGGACCGATTCCACAAGTTGGAATGCAGCAAGCTGCTACACTTCAACAACAGCAGTTGAGTCAACAGCAAGATTTCGACCCAGTTCATCGATTCAAAATGCTTATTCCACAATTAAAAGAGAGCCTCCAG AATGTCATGAAGATTGCCTCTTTAAATTTGGGACATAATACATCAATTGACAATGGCAT AAAGAGCAGTGATGCCAGTGTACAGCGGTTTGACAAGAGTCTGGAAGAGTTTTATGCCCTGTGCGATCAGCTGGAACTCTGCTTA CGGCTTGCCTATGAGTGCTTATCCCAGAGCATTGACAGTGCCAAGCACTCTCCTAACCTGGTCCCAACAGCCACCAAGCCTGACACCGTACAGACAGAGTCCCTGTCCTACTCACAGTACCTCAGCATGATCAAGTCACAGATCTCCTGCGCCAAAGACATTCACAACGCTCTATTGGAGTGCTCCAAGAAAATCGCAGGAAAGGGCCAGCCGCAAGGAATCCTGTAG